In the genome of Candidatus Reidiella endopervernicosa, one region contains:
- a CDS encoding FKBP-type peptidyl-prolyl cis-trans isomerase, which yields MSENSPVVTPESRVTLNFTMSLTDGTLVDATDEGEPHVFTMGDGSMIDGLELAITGLHEGERAKIAISPQQGFGFPDPERIHQMERDKFKDEMELEPGLIIAFSTPAGEEVPGTILEVGDEMVKIDFNHPLAGRDFIFEVEIIEVV from the coding sequence ATGAGTGAAAATAGCCCCGTTGTAACCCCGGAGAGTCGGGTAACCCTGAACTTCACCATGAGTCTGACAGATGGCACCCTGGTCGATGCCACCGATGAGGGTGAGCCGCACGTCTTTACCATGGGTGATGGCTCAATGATCGATGGACTCGAACTGGCGATTACCGGACTGCATGAGGGTGAGCGAGCGAAGATCGCCATCTCTCCACAGCAGGGCTTCGGCTTTCCAGATCCGGAGCGTATCCATCAGATGGAGCGTGACAAGTTTAAGGACGAGATGGAACTGGAGCCGGGACTGATCATCGCTTTTAGCACCCCGGCGGGCGAAGAGGTGCCGGGCACGATTCTGGAGGTGGGGGATGAGATGGTGAAGATCGATTTCAACCACCCGCTGGCTGGACGTGACTTTATCTTTGAGGTCGAGATTATCGAGGTTGTCTAA
- the ileS gene encoding isoleucine--tRNA ligase: MSDYKQTLNLPETEFPMRGNLAKREPEMLKRLQDIDIYARLRQVGDRRPKFILHDGPPYANGDIHIGHAVNKILKDIIVKSKGLSGFDAPYIPGWDCHGLPIELQVEKKIGKAGAKVDAKQFRDACRAYARKQVDGQREDFKRLGVIGDWDNPYLTMDYKTEADIIRSLAGIVKNGHLHKGSKPVHWCVECGSALAEAEVEYEDKTSPAIDVRFELLDDEALFARCNSTGEPHGSGPISAVIWTTTPWTLPANQGVAVNPDLEYVVVQCEGEHGTERLLLAEALLKDAMGRYEINDYSIVATAMGSELEGLKLAHPFYEREVPIILGDHVTTEAGTGAVHTAPGHGQDDYVVGMRYNLKIDNPVGGNGVFLPGTPLFEGQYVFKANDSVLEVLKTNGKLIHVEALRHSYPHCWRHKTPIIFRATPQWFISMDQNGLRDQAMAAIRQTNWMPDWGQARIEGMVEKRPDWCVSRQRTWGVPITLFVHKVTAALHPKSVELIEQVAQRVEQSGIDAWFDLDPAELLGSEADDYDMVRDTLDVWFDSGVTHYSVVDAREELESPADLYLEGSDQHRGWFQSSLLTSVAMRGEAPYRSVLTHGFTVDAKGKKMSKSKGNVVAPQKVVNNLGADILRLWVAATDYRNEMTVSDEILKRTADGYRRIRNTARFLLANLTGFNPAENMLPPGQMLALDRWAVARSEALQAELVQAYDDYDFHHIYQKLHNFCSGDLGGFYLDIIKDRQYTTQPDSVARRSAQTAMYHIIEAMARWLSPITTFTADEVWRLIPGEHGDSVLLETWYEFPEMCADDAMGLDYWSEVIEVRDSVNKQIEQLRVAGGIGSALDAEVILYCGREIYDRLVRLEDELRFVLITSEATVNQVVEEPPSDAVHTTLSNGDEVWIEVTPSGAEKCVRCWHHREDVGADSEHPELCGRCVENVAGEGEQRRFA; encoded by the coding sequence ATGAGTGACTACAAGCAGACGCTGAACCTTCCTGAGACCGAGTTTCCGATGCGCGGCAACCTTGCCAAGCGCGAACCGGAGATGCTGAAACGTCTGCAGGATATCGATATCTATGCGCGTCTGCGTCAGGTGGGTGATAGGCGTCCAAAATTCATCCTTCACGATGGTCCTCCCTACGCCAATGGCGATATCCATATCGGTCACGCGGTAAACAAGATACTCAAGGACATCATCGTCAAGTCGAAGGGGCTGAGCGGTTTCGATGCGCCCTATATTCCCGGTTGGGATTGTCACGGCCTGCCGATTGAACTGCAGGTAGAGAAGAAGATCGGCAAGGCGGGCGCCAAGGTCGATGCCAAACAGTTTCGTGATGCCTGCCGCGCCTACGCACGCAAGCAGGTTGATGGTCAACGTGAGGATTTCAAACGTCTTGGAGTGATTGGTGATTGGGATAATCCCTACCTGACCATGGACTACAAGACCGAGGCCGATATTATTCGCTCCCTCGCCGGTATTGTGAAAAACGGCCATCTGCACAAGGGCTCCAAGCCGGTCCACTGGTGTGTCGAGTGTGGTTCGGCGCTGGCCGAGGCAGAGGTTGAGTATGAGGATAAGACCTCCCCGGCAATTGATGTCCGTTTTGAACTGCTCGATGATGAGGCGCTCTTCGCCCGCTGTAACAGCACCGGAGAGCCGCACGGCTCAGGTCCGATCTCAGCCGTCATCTGGACCACCACTCCATGGACATTGCCAGCTAACCAGGGCGTGGCGGTCAACCCCGATCTCGAGTACGTCGTGGTGCAGTGTGAGGGTGAGCACGGTACCGAGCGTCTGCTGTTGGCCGAGGCGCTGCTCAAGGATGCGATGGGGCGTTATGAGATCAATGACTACTCCATCGTTGCTACTGCGATGGGCTCCGAGCTCGAGGGTTTGAAGCTGGCTCACCCCTTCTATGAGCGTGAAGTACCGATCATCCTCGGCGACCACGTTACCACCGAGGCGGGTACCGGTGCGGTGCATACCGCACCCGGTCATGGCCAGGACGACTACGTGGTTGGTATGCGTTACAACCTCAAGATCGATAACCCGGTCGGCGGAAACGGTGTCTTTCTGCCGGGCACGCCGCTGTTTGAAGGTCAGTACGTCTTCAAGGCCAACGACAGTGTGCTCGAGGTTCTCAAAACTAACGGCAAGCTGATCCACGTGGAGGCGCTGCGTCACAGCTATCCACACTGCTGGCGCCACAAAACACCGATCATCTTCCGTGCAACCCCCCAGTGGTTTATCAGCATGGATCAGAACGGTCTGCGTGATCAGGCGATGGCGGCGATTCGTCAGACCAACTGGATGCCCGACTGGGGACAGGCGCGTATCGAGGGGATGGTAGAGAAACGGCCCGACTGGTGTGTTTCGCGTCAGCGTACCTGGGGCGTGCCGATCACGCTGTTTGTACATAAGGTGACCGCAGCACTTCACCCGAAGAGTGTTGAGCTGATCGAACAGGTGGCGCAGCGCGTAGAGCAGTCGGGTATCGATGCCTGGTTCGATCTCGATCCGGCCGAGCTGCTCGGTAGCGAGGCGGATGATTACGATATGGTGCGTGACACGCTCGATGTCTGGTTCGATTCGGGTGTCACACATTACAGCGTCGTCGATGCACGCGAAGAGCTGGAGTCACCTGCTGACCTCTACCTGGAGGGTTCCGATCAACACCGCGGTTGGTTCCAGTCGTCGTTGCTTACCTCGGTGGCGATGCGTGGCGAGGCACCCTACCGTTCGGTTCTGACCCACGGTTTCACCGTCGACGCCAAGGGTAAGAAGATGTCGAAGTCGAAGGGCAACGTGGTGGCACCACAGAAGGTGGTCAATAATCTCGGTGCCGATATCCTGCGCCTGTGGGTGGCTGCGACCGACTATCGTAACGAGATGACCGTTTCTGACGAGATCCTCAAGCGCACCGCCGATGGCTATCGTCGTATCCGTAACACCGCACGCTTCCTGCTCGCCAATCTCACCGGCTTTAACCCGGCTGAGAATATGTTGCCACCTGGGCAGATGTTGGCACTCGATCGCTGGGCGGTCGCACGCAGTGAGGCGTTGCAGGCCGAGCTGGTGCAGGCCTACGACGACTACGACTTCCATCATATCTATCAGAAGCTGCACAACTTCTGTTCTGGCGATCTGGGTGGTTTCTATCTCGATATCATCAAGGATCGTCAATACACCACCCAACCCGATAGCGTCGCACGTCGCTCGGCACAGACGGCGATGTACCACATCATTGAGGCAATGGCGCGCTGGCTGTCACCGATCACCACCTTTACCGCCGATGAGGTCTGGCGGTTGATTCCGGGTGAGCATGGTGATTCGGTACTGCTTGAGACCTGGTATGAGTTCCCCGAGATGTGCGCAGATGATGCGATGGGGCTCGACTACTGGTCGGAGGTGATTGAGGTGCGTGACTCGGTCAACAAACAGATTGAACAATTGCGAGTGGCCGGTGGTATCGGCTCAGCGCTTGATGCCGAGGTGATCCTCTACTGTGGTCGTGAGATATACGACCGACTGGTCAGACTTGAGGATGAGCTGCGCTTTGTCTTGATTACCTCTGAGGCAACGGTTAATCAGGTCGTTGAGGAGCCGCCGAGTGATGCGGTCCACACTACGCTGAGTAATGGTGATGAGGTCTGGATCGAAGTGACCCCGAGTGGTGCTGAGAAGTGTGTGCGCTGCTGGCATCATCGTGAGGATGTTGGCGCCGATAGTGAGCATCCCGAGCTGTGTGGTCGTTGTGTAGAGAATGTCGCCGGTGAGGGTGAACAGAGACGTTTTGCCTAA
- the lspA gene encoding signal peptidase II, producing the protein MSGIIILLDQLSKWWIERSFELYESLSLTPFFNLTLVYNEGAAFSFLSTAGGWQRWFFVVLGVVITTVLLTWMHRSRADERLLRFALALVVGGAIGNIIDRLLYGHVIDFLDFYINDWHWPAFNVADSAIFVGVVLLMLDSLRDSRRN; encoded by the coding sequence TTGAGTGGGATCATTATCCTGCTCGACCAGTTGAGCAAGTGGTGGATAGAGCGCAGCTTTGAGCTCTATGAGAGCCTCTCGTTAACACCTTTCTTTAATCTGACCCTGGTCTATAACGAGGGGGCAGCCTTTAGCTTCCTCAGTACGGCGGGTGGCTGGCAGCGTTGGTTCTTTGTTGTGCTGGGCGTGGTGATCACTACCGTGCTGCTGACCTGGATGCATCGCAGTCGTGCTGATGAGCGATTGTTACGCTTTGCACTTGCACTGGTAGTGGGGGGGGCGATTGGCAATATCATCGATCGTCTACTCTATGGTCATGTGATCGATTTCCTCGATTTCTACATTAACGATTGGCACTGGCCTGCCTTTAACGTTGCCGACTCTGCAATTTTTGTCGGTGTGGTGCTGCTGATGCTCGATAGCCTGCGTGATAGCAGACGTAACTGA
- the cgtA gene encoding Obg family GTPase CgtA, with translation MKFVDEANIKVIAGDGGGGIVSFRREKYIPKGGPDGGDGGNGGSVYLVATESVNTLIDFRHVRTYTAERGQNGMSKSCTGKMGEDVEVPVPIGTMVTDLDTDEVIGDLVEEGQRLLVAQGGFHGLGNTRFKSSVNRTPRQSTNGSPGERRTLHLEMKLLADVGLLGMPNAGKSTLITALSSARPKVADYPFTTLYPNLGVVSIEAHRSFVMADIPGLIEGAAEGAGLGIQFLKHLSRNRLLLHLVDVTPLDEYNDPMGDFHRITKELAKFSEQLAELPRWLVLNKIDTVPAEEREAYCQKIIDELNWQGPVFTISAANRDGTAELSYRIMEHLEALAREAEEQQGAPVYEKLEDEDDLSDE, from the coding sequence ATGAAGTTTGTCGATGAAGCGAATATCAAGGTGATCGCCGGGGACGGTGGTGGCGGTATCGTTAGCTTTCGTCGCGAGAAATACATTCCCAAAGGTGGCCCCGATGGGGGGGATGGCGGCAATGGTGGCAGTGTCTATCTGGTCGCCACCGAGTCGGTCAACACGCTGATCGATTTTCGTCATGTGCGTACCTATACCGCCGAACGTGGTCAGAACGGTATGAGCAAGAGCTGTACCGGAAAGATGGGAGAGGATGTCGAGGTGCCGGTTCCAATCGGCACCATGGTGACCGATCTCGATACCGATGAGGTAATCGGTGATCTGGTTGAGGAGGGGCAGCGCCTGCTGGTCGCCCAGGGCGGTTTCCACGGTCTTGGCAATACTCGTTTCAAGAGTAGTGTGAATCGCACTCCGCGCCAGTCGACCAATGGTTCACCGGGTGAGCGTCGTACCCTCCATTTGGAGATGAAGCTGCTTGCTGATGTCGGCCTGCTCGGCATGCCCAATGCTGGCAAATCGACCTTGATTACTGCGCTCTCCTCAGCGCGTCCCAAGGTCGCAGACTATCCCTTTACGACCCTCTACCCCAATCTTGGTGTGGTGAGTATCGAGGCGCATCGCAGTTTTGTGATGGCCGATATTCCTGGTCTGATTGAGGGGGCAGCAGAGGGTGCGGGGCTCGGCATCCAGTTCCTCAAACATCTTTCGCGCAACCGCCTGCTTTTGCATCTTGTTGATGTGACACCGCTCGATGAGTACAACGACCCGATGGGCGACTTTCATCGCATTACCAAGGAGCTGGCGAAATTCAGTGAGCAGCTGGCTGAGCTGCCGCGTTGGCTGGTATTGAACAAGATTGATACCGTGCCGGCAGAGGAGCGTGAGGCCTACTGTCAGAAGATTATCGATGAGTTAAATTGGCAGGGACCGGTCTTTACCATCTCGGCGGCCAATCGTGACGGCACGGCGGAGTTGAGTTATCGCATCATGGAGCATCTTGAAGCGCTGGCGCGTGAAGCAGAGGAGCAGCAGGGTGCACCGGTTTACGAGAAGCTGGAGGATGAGGACGATCTGAGCGACGAGTAA
- the ribF gene encoding bifunctional riboflavin kinase/FAD synthetase, which yields MELIRGIHNLRTRHRGCVATIGNFDGVHLGHQAVLGQLAEQAEEYGLPTQLITFDPQPQEFFRPDQAPARLTRLREKLLALRRFSVDRVLCTPFDQRLANMEAEQFIEQILVEGLGVRYLVVGDDFRFGKGRRGDFEMLRLAGERHGFPVVSMHTFNIDAERVSSTRIREALGVGDLVTAEKLLGRPYRMSGRVAHGDKLGRTIGFPTANIHLHRKATPVDGVFAVEVFGVEGEPVHGVANVGTRPTVNGTRSLLEIHLFDFSSEIYGHYINVDFLQRIRPEQRFESFDALKQQIDRDVDSARTFFASRD from the coding sequence ATGGAACTGATCAGAGGAATACACAATCTTCGTACACGCCACCGTGGCTGTGTGGCCACCATCGGCAATTTCGATGGTGTCCATCTCGGCCATCAGGCGGTGTTGGGACAGCTCGCCGAGCAGGCCGAGGAGTATGGACTGCCGACGCAGCTGATCACCTTCGACCCACAGCCACAGGAGTTCTTCCGCCCCGATCAGGCCCCCGCGCGCCTGACTCGCCTGCGTGAGAAATTGTTGGCGCTACGCCGTTTCTCGGTTGACCGGGTGCTCTGTACACCGTTTGATCAGCGCCTGGCCAATATGGAGGCGGAGCAGTTCATCGAGCAGATTCTGGTCGAGGGGCTCGGTGTGCGCTATCTGGTGGTGGGTGATGACTTCCGCTTCGGCAAGGGTCGGCGCGGTGATTTTGAAATGCTGAGACTGGCGGGTGAGCGGCACGGATTCCCGGTGGTCAGTATGCACACCTTTAATATCGATGCAGAACGGGTCAGCAGCACCCGCATCCGTGAAGCACTGGGTGTGGGTGATCTGGTCACCGCCGAGAAGCTGCTTGGGCGCCCCTATCGTATGTCGGGGCGTGTCGCGCACGGTGACAAGCTGGGACGCACCATCGGTTTTCCGACCGCCAATATCCATCTGCACCGTAAGGCGACACCTGTCGATGGCGTGTTTGCCGTAGAGGTGTTCGGGGTTGAGGGGGAACCAGTTCATGGTGTCGCCAATGTCGGTACTCGCCCGACGGTGAACGGCACCCGCAGTCTACTCGAGATCCATCTGTTCGATTTCTCCAGCGAGATCTACGGCCACTACATCAACGTAGATTTTCTGCAGCGAATCCGCCCTGAGCAGCGATTTGAGTCGTTCGATGCACTCAAACAGCAGATCGATCGCGATGTCGACTCGGCACGTACCTTTTTCGCCTCCCGCGACTGA
- the proB gene encoding glutamate 5-kinase codes for MKGRVELGASKRWVVKIGSALLTDEGRGLDRAAIAGWVEQIARLRQAEREVVLVSSGSVAEGMSRLGLSERPRAVHELQAAAAVGQMGLVQTYESEFQRHGLHTAQVLLTHDDLSDRNRYLNARSTIRTLLGLGVIPVVNENDTVAVEEIRLGDNDTLGALVANLVEADLLVILTDQQGLFDSDPRRNPDAALIEEGAAGDAALEAMAGDSGGSLGRGGMQTKVLAAARAARSGAATVIVSGREERVLLRVAAGESVGTLLHPAQELMAARKQWLAGQLQVRGRVVLDTGAVRVLREQGRSLLPVGITAVEGRFMRGELVECVDNEGVGVARGLANYSAEEVNRIKREPSDRIEQILGYVDEPEFIHRDNLVLS; via the coding sequence ATGAAAGGCAGAGTCGAACTGGGGGCTTCCAAGCGCTGGGTGGTGAAGATCGGCAGTGCGCTGCTGACCGATGAGGGGCGTGGTCTCGACCGTGCCGCCATTGCTGGCTGGGTCGAACAGATTGCCAGATTGCGGCAGGCGGAACGTGAGGTTGTGCTGGTCTCCTCTGGTTCGGTTGCCGAGGGGATGAGTCGGCTCGGTCTGAGTGAGCGTCCTCGCGCCGTGCATGAACTTCAAGCGGCTGCTGCCGTCGGACAGATGGGCCTGGTACAGACCTATGAGTCGGAGTTCCAGCGCCATGGCCTGCATACCGCGCAGGTGTTGCTCACTCATGATGACCTTTCTGATCGTAATCGCTATCTCAATGCGCGCAGCACTATCCGCACACTGCTCGGGCTGGGAGTGATCCCGGTCGTGAATGAGAACGATACCGTTGCGGTTGAAGAGATACGTCTCGGCGATAACGATACTCTCGGTGCATTGGTTGCCAATCTGGTCGAAGCCGATCTGCTGGTGATTCTGACCGATCAGCAGGGGCTGTTCGATAGCGATCCACGTCGCAACCCTGATGCCGCCCTGATAGAGGAGGGCGCTGCAGGCGATGCTGCGCTTGAGGCGATGGCTGGAGATAGTGGCGGCTCGCTCGGTCGTGGTGGAATGCAGACCAAGGTGCTGGCGGCTGCCCGTGCAGCTCGTTCCGGCGCTGCGACAGTGATCGTCTCGGGGCGTGAGGAGCGAGTGTTGTTGCGTGTTGCGGCCGGTGAGTCGGTTGGTACGCTGCTCCATCCTGCGCAGGAGTTGATGGCGGCGCGTAAACAGTGGTTGGCTGGGCAGCTGCAGGTTCGCGGCCGAGTGGTCCTTGATACGGGAGCAGTCAGGGTGCTGCGTGAGCAGGGTCGAAGTCTGTTACCGGTTGGTATTACCGCCGTCGAAGGTCGCTTTATGCGCGGTGAGTTGGTCGAGTGTGTTGATAATGAGGGTGTCGGTGTCGCTCGAGGTTTGGCCAACTATAGTGCCGAAGAGGTTAACCGGATTAAGCGAGAACCGAGTGATCGGATAGAGCAGATTCTTGGGTATGTCGATGAGCCAGAGTTCATCCATCGCGATAATCTGGTGCTCTCTTGA
- the murJ gene encoding murein biosynthesis integral membrane protein MurJ has translation MSLLRSTATVGVMTLLSRVLGFVRDMVFARYFGAGAGTDAFFIAFKIPNFLRRLFAEGAFSQAFVPVLSEYKESGDHERVQWLSDRVAGTLGGVLLLITTIGVIAAPVLVMIFAPGFIGDEQKYDLASDMLRITFPYILFISLTAFAGGILNSYGRFAIPAFTPVLLNLSLIAAAIWLAPLMDRPIVALAWGVFIAGVAQLFFQLPFLRQLRLSPRPRWGWRDEGVQKILKLMLPAIFGSSVAQINLLFDTLIASFLVTGSVSWLYYSDRLMEFPLGVFGIALATVILPSLSQKHAREEPEAFGRTLDWALRLALLIGLPAAVGLFMLAGPILTTLFQYDQFLVSDVEMATLSLMAYAIGLPGFILIKVLAPGFFARQDTRTPVRIGVIAMAANMVLNVLFVLAFYLTDTPGAHAGLALATATSAFINAGLLFRALKNEGVLHIQPGWGQLLMQVTFALTLMVGLLLFVNAAPQQWLAWGGIERMLQLLLLIVASVSVYFVALGLAGVRPSILRSST, from the coding sequence TTGAGTCTGCTGCGATCAACTGCCACCGTTGGTGTGATGACCCTGCTGTCGCGGGTGCTCGGTTTTGTCCGCGATATGGTCTTCGCTCGCTACTTCGGTGCCGGTGCGGGGACCGATGCCTTCTTCATCGCCTTCAAGATTCCCAACTTCCTACGCCGTCTCTTCGCAGAAGGGGCCTTCTCTCAAGCCTTTGTTCCGGTGCTCTCTGAATATAAAGAGAGTGGCGATCATGAGCGGGTACAGTGGCTGAGTGACCGGGTTGCGGGCACGTTAGGTGGTGTGTTGTTACTGATCACTACCATCGGTGTGATTGCAGCGCCGGTCCTGGTGATGATCTTCGCGCCCGGATTCATCGGTGATGAGCAGAAGTACGATCTGGCCAGCGATATGCTGCGCATCACCTTCCCCTATATCCTTTTTATATCACTGACCGCCTTTGCAGGTGGCATTCTCAACAGCTACGGTCGCTTCGCAATCCCTGCGTTTACACCGGTTCTACTTAACCTTTCACTGATCGCTGCTGCGATCTGGCTTGCCCCGTTGATGGATCGGCCGATCGTAGCGCTCGCCTGGGGTGTCTTCATTGCCGGAGTGGCGCAGCTCTTTTTTCAGCTGCCGTTCCTCAGGCAGCTGCGCCTGTCACCACGTCCGCGCTGGGGATGGCGTGATGAGGGAGTGCAGAAGATCCTTAAGCTGATGTTGCCAGCGATCTTTGGCTCCTCCGTGGCACAGATCAATCTGCTCTTCGATACCCTGATCGCCTCTTTTCTGGTTACTGGCTCTGTCTCCTGGCTCTACTATTCGGATCGGTTGATGGAGTTTCCCCTCGGGGTGTTTGGTATTGCGCTGGCAACGGTGATCCTGCCGAGTCTGTCGCAGAAGCATGCTCGTGAAGAGCCGGAGGCGTTTGGCCGGACCCTCGACTGGGCGCTACGACTGGCATTGTTGATCGGGCTGCCTGCAGCCGTTGGACTCTTTATGTTGGCGGGGCCGATTCTCACCACGCTGTTTCAGTACGACCAATTCCTGGTCAGCGATGTAGAGATGGCGACACTAAGTTTAATGGCCTACGCAATAGGGCTTCCTGGTTTCATTCTGATCAAGGTGTTGGCGCCAGGGTTCTTTGCCAGACAGGATACTCGTACGCCGGTGCGTATCGGAGTGATCGCGATGGCTGCCAATATGGTGCTTAACGTGCTCTTTGTGCTCGCTTTCTACCTGACCGATACACCCGGTGCCCATGCAGGTCTGGCGCTTGCCACGGCCACCTCCGCCTTTATCAATGCGGGGCTGCTATTTCGTGCGCTAAAAAATGAAGGAGTACTGCATATCCAGCCGGGCTGGGGACAATTGCTGATGCAGGTGACCTTTGCCCTGACGCTAATGGTGGGGCTGCTGCTTTTTGTTAATGCTGCACCACAGCAGTGGTTAGCGTGGGGGGGTATTGAACGCATGCTTCAGCTGCTGCTGTTGATCGTGGCAAGTGTGTCTGTCTACTTTGTGGCGCTGGGGCTGGCTGGTGTACGTCCCTCAATACTGCGCAGCAGCACCTAG
- the rpsT gene encoding 30S ribosomal protein S20 produces the protein MANSAQARKRARQAVKRRNHNVGLRSRMRTAIKGVLAAIENGDKSAAETAYKAAVPVIDGSAGKGLIHKNKAARHKSRLNTAVRAM, from the coding sequence TTGGCCAACTCAGCACAAGCCAGAAAGCGCGCACGTCAGGCAGTAAAACGCCGCAACCACAATGTGGGCCTGCGTTCCAGAATGCGTACTGCCATCAAGGGCGTACTCGCCGCGATCGAAAACGGTGACAAGAGCGCAGCAGAGACCGCCTACAAGGCCGCAGTTCCTGTCATTGATGGTTCAGCCGGTAAAGGTCTGATCCACAAGAACAAGGCAGCTCGTCATAAGAGCCGCCTCAATACTGCAGTTCGCGCAATGTAA